A window of the Lactuca sativa cultivar Salinas chromosome 5, Lsat_Salinas_v11, whole genome shotgun sequence genome harbors these coding sequences:
- the LOC111910314 gene encoding uncharacterized protein LOC111910314 — MAAAATALHAFPMKVKASWDTHDRLPYNPHRTYPKNPNSLTPANLSIEQNLKSTSTDRNLISVSALLSRKSPSPSQARLEETYLGYDTWMPSAPKVEKPRSTYNAASLAYIGDCIYELYARRHFLFPPLSIEEYNDRVMAVVRCEAQDAMLHKLMKDKVLSEEERDVLRWGKNISSSKTRTKKRAGVAVYNRASSLETLIGYLYLTKVERLEEIMQKLGFSTGVSSQMILEEASVTEKIDLAK; from the exons ATGGCTGCTGCTGCTACCGCTCTCCATGCGTTTCCAATGAAGGTTAAAGCTTCATGGGATACGCATGATAGACTTCCTTACAATCCCCACCGTACTTACCCCAAAAATCCTAACAGTCTTACCCCCGCCAATTTAAGCATAGAGCAAAACCTAAAATCTACCTCGACAGATCGTAATTTGATATCTGTTTCAGCGCTTCTTAGTCGCAAATCTCCAAGCCCAAGTCAAG CGCGCTTGGAAGAAACGTATCTGGGCTACGACACATGGATGCCGAGTGCACCAAAAGTGGAAAAACCTCGCTCGACGTACAATGCTGCCTCGCTAGCATACATTGGAGATTGCATATACGAG CTATATGCACGCAGACATTTTTTATTTCCACCGCTGAGTATTGAAGAATATAATGATCGTGTTATGGCTGTTGTACGCTGTGAAGCCCAA GATGCAATGCTCCACAAACTAATGAAAGATAAAGTTCTATCAGAAGAAGAAAG GGATGTTCTTAGGTGGGGAAAAAATATTTCTTCATCCAAAACACGGACTAAAAAACGTGCTGGTGTAGCTGTTTACAACAGAGCATCGTCTTTGGAAACACTG ATTGGTTATCTATACCTTACAAAAGTTGAACGTCTAGAAGAGATCATGCAAAAGCTAGGATTTTCAACCGGTGTTTCCTCACAGATGATTCTAGAAGAAGCAAGCGTTACTGAAAAAATTGATTTAGCCAAATGA
- the LOC111910315 gene encoding uncharacterized protein LOC111910315 yields MSNETPKLYVHKPKKAQRKKHLQQQSLPSPLQSPSPSPSPVSSSSAPAMVSQSTTATSSSRVPPPPPKESFARRYKFLWPLLLAVNFSIGAYLFMRTKKKEIIAEEVTAVTSTPTSLVSTSSVSDPSPAVMELVKPREPIPLNQQLELFKWILEEKRKVKTKDPEEKKRIDEEKAILKQFIRAKSVPSL; encoded by the exons ATGAGTAACGAAACTCCCAAGCTCTACGTTCACAAGCCTAAGAAAG CTCAACGTAAGAAACATCTACAACAACAATCACTTCCTTCTCCGCTGCAGTCACCGTCACCGTCACCATCGCCGGTGTCATCCTCGTCGGCACCGGCAATGGTTAGTCAATCTACTACTGCGACCTCCTCTTCGCGTGTTCCGCCGCCGCCACCAAAGGAGTCATTTGCACGCCGTTACAAGTTCCTTTGGCCTCTTCTACTCGCCGTCAATTTTTCCATCGGAG CTTACCTTTTCATGAGAACAAAGAAGAAGGAGATCATAGCGGAAGAGGTGACAGCTGTCACTTCTACTCCCACATCTTTGGTTTCAACTTCTTCAGTTAGCGATCCATCGCCAGCTGTCATGGAACTAGTGAAACCACGTGAACCTATACCATTAAATCAGCAGCTTGAGCTTTTCAAATGGATTTTAGAGGAGAAAAGGAAAGTGAAAACAAAAGATCCGGAGGAGAAAAAGAGAATCGATGAAGAAAAAGCCATTCTTAAACAATTCATCCGAGCAAAATCCGTCCCATCTCTGTAA